The window GATGGCCACCATACGATTTCGTTGACTACTCAGCAATTGATTGCTCAGAGATTGAGATGGCAGTAGGTGAGATTGCAGTAAAGTCACGGTGATGGACGCCACGCATCGACAGGACGACGAAGCCGCCGCCCGCGCGGCCAACAGCCGGGTCGTGCGCGACTTCGGGCTGCTGATCAAATCCGCCACCCGCCTGGAACAGCGGATCGACGCCGACCTCCGGCGGGAGTGCGGGATCAGCCACACCATGCTGGAAGTTCTCATCCGGCTCTGCCGAAAGCCCGGCGACAAGGTCTCCCAGCGACAACTGGCCGACGACCTCACCCTCACCAGCAGCGGCACCACCCGCCTGATCGACCGCATGGAGGAGGCCGGCCTGGTCCGCCGCGCACCGTCTCCCGGGGATCGGAGGGTGGCCCTGGTGGAACCGACCGCCGAAGGCCGCACGGCATTCCTGCGCGGCGCGGCCGTCCATGCTCGTGTGGTGGAGGAGTTCTTCGTCAAGCCGCTGGCGGCCGACGACTACGCCCGGCTGACCAGTGCGCTGAGCGAAATCGACAAGGCATTGCGCGACGACACCGGGTGACGGAGCCCTTGATCACGGCCCGCACGAGAACATGCCAACGCCGGAACCGGCCAGCGCCGGTTCGTCGACGTACAGGGGCGGGTCCCGGGCTGCTCGCCCTGCGGGCGAATACCGCAACTCTCGAATACCGACACTTCACCAGTGTGCCCAGAGCACGTCCGAAGCGGTGATCGGCGGTGTCACCGGCTCCTCGAAGGAGTCGCTCACCTTCCTGCTGAGCCGGTGCGACGAAGGCGGCGATCTGCGGACGGTCGCTCGTACCACTTCCTTGGCGACCGCGGTCCGGCGCGATGAGGGACGACGGCCGACTCCCAGAGGATCCAACACCCCTGGCGCGGACGGCACTTCAGCGCCGACTGGGGAGCCGCCGGGGAACTGGAGTTCCTCACCGTGAAGCCGGACCTGGTGGCTGAGCTCGTCGTCCACACTGTCATCGCCGTCGGCCGCTATCGCCACCCGGTCCATTTCGTACGACTGCGCGACGACCTCACCCCGCCCGAGACGCCGCCCTTCACCACCTGACCGCCCTCGCGAGAGGGGTCACCGTACGGGCGGACATGCCGAGAACTCCTCGGAGGTCACGGGTTTTCGGTGTGGGTTACGGGTGGGCCCCGTCGCCGGTCTCGGGCACCGGTGTGCCCGGCGGTGTGAAGGCGGCGAGCACCGTGGCCGTGATGTGGCCGGCGGCCCGCTCGGAGGGCAGGCGGCCGGCGCGGATCTCCTCTGCCGCGCTGTGCATGACCGCGTGCAGCACGTTGACCATCCAGGCGACCGGCAGGTCCGTACGGAAGACCCCTTCGGCGCGGCCGCGGGCGACGAGCGCCTCGACCCGGGCGGCGGGACCGGCGTGCAGTTCGAGGATGCGCCCGGCGGACAGTTCCCGTTGTGCGGCGGCGAGCAGCGCCCGCGCCTGGTCCACCAGATGCCAGCCGGCCTCGATGTACCGGGCCAGGGCGAGCCTCGGGTCGCCGGTCATGTCGACCGCGTCCAGGACCTCGTTGCCCCGGTCGAGCGCACGGCTCATCGCTGCGTCGACGACCTCCGCCCGGGAAGCGAAATGGCCGTACAGCGTCACCCGGCCCACGCCCGCGGCCCGCGCGATCTCGCTCAGGCTCGCTTCCGGGTTGCGCCCGAGGCATTCGGCGGCGGCCTGCACGATCGCCTCGATGCTGCGCAGCGCGTCGGCTCGCTTGGTGGCCGTGGAGTTCTTGCTCGCCATGCGCCAACCCTACCTCACTAAGTCGTACAGCACTGTTTGGTTTATACCCCCGGACCGTATAACGTGAACAGCCCTGTACGACTTAGCGATGAGAGGTGCGCGTCATGAGTGACACGGAATCCACCACTACCCGGGCGCCGGATGCACCGCATCCGCTGCGCTGGACAGCCCTCGGCCTGCTGGGGCTGGCCCAGCTGATGCTGATCCTCGACATCACGGTCGTCGCGATCGCCCTGCCGGACATGGGCGCCGAACTGGACCTGGGCCGCGCGGCCTTGACCTGGGTGGTCAGCGGCTACGCCCTTACGTTCGGGAGCCTGATGCTGCTGGGCGGCCGGGCTGCGGACCTGTTCGGGCCCAAGAGCGTTGTCCTGGCCGGGCTCGCCGTGTTCACCGCCGCGTCGCTGGCCGCCGGGCTCGCCACCGGCGCCCCGCTGCTGCTCGCCGCACGCATCGCCCAGGGCGCGGGCGCCGCGCTGCTCTCGCCTGCCGCGCTGTCGGTGGTGGTGCGGCTGTTCGACGGCGACGAGCGCAACCGGGCGCTGGGTATCTGGTCGGCGCTCGGCGGCGGGGGCGCCGCCCTCGGGGTGCTGCTGGGCGGGCTGATCACGGCAGGTCCCGGCTGGGCCTGGGTCTTCTTCGTCAACGTCCCCGTCGGCCTGGCCGTCCTCGTCGCACTCGCCCGGATCCTGCCCCGCCTGCCCCGCGCGGCCACCGGCTCCCTGGACATACCCGGCGCCGCCCTCGTCGCCGCTGCCACCGCCGCCCTCATCTACGCCCTGATCCGCGCCGGCGACCACGGCTGGCTCGACCTCGTCACCGTGGCCCTGGCCGCTGCCGCGGCAGCCGGCTACACGGCCTTCGCCCTCTGGCAGCGCCGGGCGGCGGCGCCGCTGATGGACCTGCGGCTGCTTACCCGGCGCCCGGTGGTGGCAGGCACCTTCGTCATCGCCGTCACGACGGCGCTGATGGTGGGGGCCTTCTTCCTCGGCTCCTTCTACCTGCAGAACCTTCAGGGGCACGGGGCGCTGATGACCGGTGTGCTGTTCCTGCCGGTGGCGCTGCTGACCATGGCTGCCGCTGCCGCCGCGGGCCGTGTGATCGGCCGTCTGGGAGCCCGGCTGCTGGCTGCGCTCTCTCTGGCTGTGGCGGCCGCCGGGTTCCTCGTGCCGGTGCTGTGGTCGGGAACGGCTGCGATGGTCGCCGGCGTGAGCGTGGCCGCGGCGGGGCTGGGCGGCCTGTTCGTGGTCGCCTCCGCCACCGCGCTGGCCAGCGTCGCGCCCCACGAAGCCGGGGTCGCCTCGGGGATCGTGAGCACCTTCCACGAGTTCGGCGCCTCGGCCGGCGCGGCGGCCGTCTCCAGCGCCGCCGCTACGAGCATCGCCGCCCGCACCGGTGCCCAGAGCGCCTCCGGCTTCGACGACGCGTTCCTTGTCGCCACCGGCCTGGCCGCGGTCTCCGCCGTCATCGTCTGGTGGCTGATCCCCGCCAAGCAGCAGTAAGCCCAGGCCGCACGCCGGATCCGAGCCGCAACGAAGCGGGTCTGCCACCCGCCCTCGACATGCTCACGGAAGGCACACGATGGACATCGGAAGAGCCGGCTGCTGACGGCCGGTATCACCACGGCCTGCATCGGCGCGGCCCTGGCCCCAGCCTTGTGGATCGGAGGCTTCCAGCAGGACGGCGGCAAGGGGCGGACCGGCCGGCAGGAAGCGGTCGCCGAACGCGGGCGGTCCGTGATGCCCTTCGACCTGGAAGAGACCACCCACCACTTCACCCCGACCGACACGGGCGGCGTCCAGGACGTCGTCGCCGACCAGCCCGACGACGAGAAGCAGATCGCTCTCATCCGCACCCATCTGAAGCAGGAGGCCAAGGCATTCGCCCAGGGCGACTTCGGCGACCCCGCCCAGATCCACGGCGACAGCATGCCGGAGCCGGCAGCACTGGAGAAGGGCGGCCTGTGTACGGCGTGGCTTGGGCTTCTCGTCCTCGGTCGCGGGCTCGATGCCGAGGACCTGGTCCAGCATCCGCTGCTGCACAGTGGTGAGCTCGTCCCAGCCGTGGCGAGGTGTCTTGACCCACCGCCCGGGGTCCTCGCCCTGGCGCTCGGCCACGTCCGCCATGCAGGAGTCGTGCTGTCCTGGACAGACAAACGGGGTCCTGTCCAAGGGTGACCGGATTGGGCGACTGGCTGTTGGGTGGGTATGCGATGGCGCTGGATGGTGGCATGGTCGCTTTGTGCCGTGGCCACCTGTGGGTTGATGTTCGTGTGGGCCCTGGGGGGTTCTGACCAAGTCTCTGCCGCAGCTTCGGTGCTCGGGACTGTGGTCGGTCTGCTCGGGGTCCTGGCAGTCTGGGCGTGGCGGGGCAAACCACACCACCAGAGTTCCGGCACGGGGCAGATCGCGGAGACGGCACAAACACTGGCCCGCGTCGTTCGGCGCCAGTGGGAGGACGAGGCCATCCTGCGGCAGCTCTTCGAACCTGCACCCCTGCCAGTCATCTGGACACCTTGCCGACGCACGGAGCTCTCGGCCCACGGCACGCCGGCGAATACAGCAATCCGGTGCCACGCGCATGACCCCGACGAGCTGATTGAGACGTTCCAGAGGGCCGCACGTCAGCGCATTGTCGTACTGGGGCCCGGTGGTTCGGGAAAGACGACCTTTGCGGTGCTGCTTCTTCTCGCCCTACTACGGACGCGCGACTCCGATGACCCGGTACCAGTGCTGTGTCCTCTGTCCTCCTTCGACCCATCACGCGAAAACGCTCGGGACTGGCTGCAACGCCGCGTTGCGGAGGACTACCCCGCACTGAGCGATGTCCAGCGATACGGCACCAGCTCCATCGTGGAGCTGCTCACCGAGCACCGTCTGGTCCCCGTGCTCGACGGGCTCGATGAAGTACCGGCAGCACGCCAGGCAACGGTCCTGGCAGCCCTCAACGACACCCTGCCGACGAACGCACCGCTCGTACTGACCTGCCGCACCGACGACTATGCGCGCGCCGTACGGGAAAGTTCGCCCCTGGCGAATGCAACTGTCCTGGAGCCCACACCGCTCCGTATCGGTGAGGCAATTGCTGCGCTGCGCCTGGCCGTTTCCACTCAGCGTCGCCCTGCATGGGACGTCGTGGCCGACCATCTCACCCAGAACCCCGACTCACCCGCCGGCCAGGTCCTGACCAGCCCTCTGATGGCGACGATGGCCCGATCCGTGTACGCAGGAGGAGACCGGGATCCTACCGAGCTGACGGATCTTCGTCGTTTTCCCACTCGCCCGGCCATCGAGCACCACTTGCTGGACGCGCTCATTCCAACTCTCTACGTGCGCTCCCGGCGACAGGCTCCTACCGGAGGCTGGGACCCCGAGAAAGCGCGGCACTACCTGACGTTCATCGCGCATGGACTGCGCGATCGGGGCACCTTCGACTTTGCCTGGTGGGAGCTTCACACATGGAGCTCTGCGCTGACCAAACCCTGGCGGCGAGCCGTTACTTGGCTGGGGATCACCCTTGTCGGAAACCTCGTCACGAATCCGTTCCTGGTGCTCTTCTTCGGGGCACCGTTGGAGATCGTGCCGATGTGCATGGCGCAAGCGGCCGCGGTCGTGCCCATATTTCTCCTCAGCAGCCGGGTATCGGTCTTCGCGGGGAGAGCGGGGTATCGGACTGGTTTCTCTGCCCTTGTGGCCCTCAGCGGTGGCTTGGCCGCCACCCCGGCCACCGTGCCGTTCCTCCCTGGCACGAACGTCGTGCACCAATTCTTCGGAGCCACTGTCTTCGTCAGTGTGTGCCTGTGGCTGGCCCTTCTCGCCGCGGGACTGCCCGCCCCGCCGCACCTGCCGATCCGAGGCCGCCCTGGAATGTCTCAGTGGCGACGGCGCTTGCCACGCGCATTGGGCATCGTGGCATGTGTCGCTGTCTCATCCGCTGTGTTCTTCGCGAGCTACGCGGCATACGTGCAGCACGACGGAGAGCCTCGAGTCATGGCTAGTCTGCGCGACGGGCTGGTGATCGGTTCTCTGCTGGGCGTGGGACTCGTCTTCTTCCGCTGGGTCAGGTCCGCTTCCGCAGCCGACGATCAAGACACCGCCGCGGAGACACTTCGCACCGATCGTCTGGTTGCACTGCTCGGCGGAGGCGCCTGTGCCGTCCTTTTCGTCCTGCCTGACGCTGGTGTCAGGACGAGTATCTGGTTCGCCAACACAGTCACGGACCTCGCGATCGTGACCGCTTTCCGGCTCCTCGACATCGGGGCCGTCGGGTTCGTCCTCGCATTGGCCACCTGCGCCTGGCCGTACTACGTCATCGCTCGGATCCAGTTCGCTGCCTGCGGGCAACTGCCCTGGCGTCTTCAGGCGTTCCTTGCGGACGCCCATCGCCTCGGCATCCTGCGCAGCGTGAACTCGACGTACCAGTTCCGCCATGCCCGACTGCAAGACCGCCTTGCCGAAAGCACTCGTTTGCCGGAGCCACGTACTCCTGCCGATCAATCGGGCACACATTCCGACTCAACGACGTCGTCGTGAGCCATCGCGGCGTGCCAACCTGCCTGCCTGCAAGAAGAGACACCGGAGCGAAACGCAGACGCGGGACATCACATGCGACAGTCGGTGTCGGCTCCGGTCAATGTCGCGCTGGGGGACATCGGAAACGAGAACCTACAGCCCCGCGGCAGACCGTGGTCTTCGCCCCCTCTGCGATGGCGTACGGTAGGGATCACCAACGCGGGGTGGAGCAGTTCGGTAGCTCGCTGGGCTCATAATCCAGAGGTCGCAGGTTCAAATCCTGTCCCCGCTACTGCTGAAGAGGGTCCGGATCCACACGATCCGGGCCTTCTCGCATTCCTGGGGCGGTCCCCACTTCTGACTCCTGCCTGGCGGTATGCCCGGCCACTTGGCATCCCTTCGCGCAGCTCGGGCACCGGCCGCCGGGCTTGGGTGAAGGGCTTGTCGATCGGCTCAGGCGGGGAGCGGCAGGCCGGCGGCGTGGAACAGCCGGTCACGGGAGGCCGCGGCCTCGTCGAAGACGGTGTCCGCGGCCTTCAGCACACCGTTCTCCTTGAGGACGTCACCGGCCACCACGACCATGTCGACGTTGCCGGCGTGGCCGCCCGCGACGATCGTGGCGGCGACGTTCGTGGCGGGCAGCAGGTTGGCGTGGTCGAGGCGGATCATGATCAGGTCGGCCTCCTTGCCGGCGGTGAGGCTGCCGGTGCGGTTGTCGATCCCCGCGGCTCGCGCGCCCTCGATGGTCGCGAAGGACAGCAGGTCGGCGGCGTCGAAGGTCGGCAGGTCGGCGATCCGGTCCATGGGTCCGGCCGCACCGGCGAGGATCAGTTGCTGGTAGGCGAGCGTTGCCCGCATGACACCGAACATGTCACCGCTCACGATCGTCTCGGTGTCCACGCTGAGGCTCGGGCGGACACCGGCGGCCAGCAGTCGGTTGGTGGCCGGCTGGCCGAGGCCCGGCATGAAGACCTCCAGGGCGCCGGCCACGGACGCGGTGGCCCCGTGCGCGGCCAGCATCCTCAGCTCCTCGTCGGTCGACGTGCAGCAGTGGATGAACGTCATGTCGGAGGCCAGCAGTCCGGTCTCGGCGAGCTGCCGGATGGCCTGCTGATCCGCCCCCCACTCACCGAGGCCCACGTGCATGCTGATCCGCAGGCCCAGCTCCCGGGCGAGTCGGATGTCCTGCGCGGACACGTCGGGGGTGGACAGCTCCGGTCCGCGGAGCATCGCGTTCAGCGTGACCCGCGCCGAGTCGTCGGACAGCACCTCGTTGCGGATGCGCCGGATGTCGGCGGGATGTGTGCGGTTGCTGCCGAACTGCCACTGCTCGGCCTCCGTCGACGGCCAGCCGTGGTCGAAGACGGCGCGGATGCCCGACTCCCAGTGCGCCGCGATCGCCGCGTCCGAATGCTCGGGGCTGTTGCTGATGTGGGACTCGTCCCGCACGGTCGTCACCCCGGAGTCGAGGGACATCAGGTCCGCCGCCAGGTTGCCGACGTGGACATCCCGAGGTTCGAAGTGCTGGCCGAGGCCGATCTGCACGTTGCTGCGGTACTCCTCATAGGTCCAGGCGGGGCCCAGATTGCGCAGCGCCCCCTGCCAGTTGTGGCGGTGGGTGTCGATGAAGCCGGGCAGCACGGCGTTCCCCGTGCCCTCGACGACCCGGGCCCGGTCGTCGGACAGGTCCCGGCCGACTTCGACGATCCTGCCGTCGGCGACGAGGACGTCTCCCACAAAGTTGCCGAGCTTGTTGTCCTGCGTCATCAGGTACGCGCCCTTGATCAGGATGCGTTCCTTGTTCTGCGGCTGATTGTGGGACATCTGTTGTTCCTTTCGTGCCGTGGGCGGCACTGTGTCGCTTGCCAGTTGAGAAGGGACAGGGGTCAGGTCCGCGCCCGGTCCGGGCACAGACGTGGATCACTTGCCGGTGGTGCCACGTGGGCGCCGGGAGGCGATCCAGACGGCGGCGAA is drawn from Streptomyces liliifuscus and contains these coding sequences:
- a CDS encoding MarR family winged helix-turn-helix transcriptional regulator; amino-acid sequence: MDATHRQDDEAAARAANSRVVRDFGLLIKSATRLEQRIDADLRRECGISHTMLEVLIRLCRKPGDKVSQRQLADDLTLTSSGTTRLIDRMEEAGLVRRAPSPGDRRVALVEPTAEGRTAFLRGAAVHARVVEEFFVKPLAADDYARLTSALSEIDKALRDDTG
- a CDS encoding TetR/AcrR family transcriptional regulator; this translates as MASKNSTATKRADALRSIEAIVQAAAECLGRNPEASLSEIARAAGVGRVTLYGHFASRAEVVDAAMSRALDRGNEVLDAVDMTGDPRLALARYIEAGWHLVDQARALLAAAQRELSAGRILELHAGPAARVEALVARGRAEGVFRTDLPVAWMVNVLHAVMHSAAEEIRAGRLPSERAAGHITATVLAAFTPPGTPVPETGDGAHP
- a CDS encoding MFS transporter, whose product is MSDTESTTTRAPDAPHPLRWTALGLLGLAQLMLILDITVVAIALPDMGAELDLGRAALTWVVSGYALTFGSLMLLGGRAADLFGPKSVVLAGLAVFTAASLAAGLATGAPLLLAARIAQGAGAALLSPAALSVVVRLFDGDERNRALGIWSALGGGGAALGVLLGGLITAGPGWAWVFFVNVPVGLAVLVALARILPRLPRAATGSLDIPGAALVAAATAALIYALIRAGDHGWLDLVTVALAAAAAAGYTAFALWQRRAAAPLMDLRLLTRRPVVAGTFVIAVTTALMVGAFFLGSFYLQNLQGHGALMTGVLFLPVALLTMAAAAAAGRVIGRLGARLLAALSLAVAAAGFLVPVLWSGTAAMVAGVSVAAAGLGGLFVVASATALASVAPHEAGVASGIVSTFHEFGASAGAAAVSSAAATSIAARTGAQSASGFDDAFLVATGLAAVSAVIVWWLIPAKQQ
- a CDS encoding NACHT domain-containing protein, which encodes MVGLLGVLAVWAWRGKPHHQSSGTGQIAETAQTLARVVRRQWEDEAILRQLFEPAPLPVIWTPCRRTELSAHGTPANTAIRCHAHDPDELIETFQRAARQRIVVLGPGGSGKTTFAVLLLLALLRTRDSDDPVPVLCPLSSFDPSRENARDWLQRRVAEDYPALSDVQRYGTSSIVELLTEHRLVPVLDGLDEVPAARQATVLAALNDTLPTNAPLVLTCRTDDYARAVRESSPLANATVLEPTPLRIGEAIAALRLAVSTQRRPAWDVVADHLTQNPDSPAGQVLTSPLMATMARSVYAGGDRDPTELTDLRRFPTRPAIEHHLLDALIPTLYVRSRRQAPTGGWDPEKARHYLTFIAHGLRDRGTFDFAWWELHTWSSALTKPWRRAVTWLGITLVGNLVTNPFLVLFFGAPLEIVPMCMAQAAAVVPIFLLSSRVSVFAGRAGYRTGFSALVALSGGLAATPATVPFLPGTNVVHQFFGATVFVSVCLWLALLAAGLPAPPHLPIRGRPGMSQWRRRLPRALGIVACVAVSSAVFFASYAAYVQHDGEPRVMASLRDGLVIGSLLGVGLVFFRWVRSASAADDQDTAAETLRTDRLVALLGGGACAVLFVLPDAGVRTSIWFANTVTDLAIVTAFRLLDIGAVGFVLALATCAWPYYVIARIQFAACGQLPWRLQAFLADAHRLGILRSVNSTYQFRHARLQDRLAESTRLPEPRTPADQSGTHSDSTTSS
- a CDS encoding amidohydrolase family protein, which gives rise to MSHNQPQNKERILIKGAYLMTQDNKLGNFVGDVLVADGRIVEVGRDLSDDRARVVEGTGNAVLPGFIDTHRHNWQGALRNLGPAWTYEEYRSNVQIGLGQHFEPRDVHVGNLAADLMSLDSGVTTVRDESHISNSPEHSDAAIAAHWESGIRAVFDHGWPSTEAEQWQFGSNRTHPADIRRIRNEVLSDDSARVTLNAMLRGPELSTPDVSAQDIRLARELGLRISMHVGLGEWGADQQAIRQLAETGLLASDMTFIHCCTSTDEELRMLAAHGATASVAGALEVFMPGLGQPATNRLLAAGVRPSLSVDTETIVSGDMFGVMRATLAYQQLILAGAAGPMDRIADLPTFDAADLLSFATIEGARAAGIDNRTGSLTAGKEADLIMIRLDHANLLPATNVAATIVAGGHAGNVDMVVVAGDVLKENGVLKAADTVFDEAAASRDRLFHAAGLPLPA